One Betta splendens chromosome 8, fBetSpl5.4, whole genome shotgun sequence DNA segment encodes these proteins:
- the LOC114860428 gene encoding uncharacterized protein LOC114860428, whose product MEVSSQDPSLMAMDLSKSYKPLTCNHTEAMDLVKKPEWYHRRPSSCSTDITPSYRTRASSSYNSLATQTGAPVLCRDMEQDPEVLGTYMNSTRAPALDLYHDRVHGNLWHSGFYGPDQSCGPDPESSCGEESDSGSDVIFLVSSAKEPLLCSPFIQESVRHIVEPLSPNESSLDESRGCYHLPQPMSSPSPDCSYSEDSSDSSVDIPIHHTRPVVLLSELSAVYNNRAESPVDISSDESDVIEVSASDDKKKSSSFNCKKNVPCKKLRETTPQSQRQGEKAGPREVRRSSRIRKSISEMPPFTCSVSRNSLRRQVKNDAVGIYNESCDSDNVMEYAVRLSSSEADESASQPNASGRVCTNSEESDADTQTKTGSPRRHQQRKNMNQKRKGPLSDGEAKTLRRTVKRQKKSVKLPKPSSCQKALANKSKVNRRKRKRRPQPGPSARFPVTEPEIKLRYANIKGERRDKKVDGFCPFVHMEQRTCTVVNFQEEATLWSSRGRRQLTSPPGFLPSTSCFQLGRLGSESRCHATLLCCLCGQTANATGLGDLHGPYYPAISPGNRRSSRAEQKDGGSARGLADGGCDGPDGSDNGYLQSNSHSLPKVPLCLHECWIHEDCGIWSAGIFLVRGKLYGLEEAARLAQETVCSSCQQTGAIMGCFQKGCSRNYHYRCAISSGCILSEENFSMRCPEHKNRPFTSVSKLHQR is encoded by the exons ATGGAAGTATCCTCCCAGGACCCGTCTCTCATGGCCATGGACCTGTCTAAGAGCTACAAGCCGCTGACCTGTAACCACACTGAAGCCATGGACCTGGTGAAGAAGCCGGAGTGGTACCACCGGCGTCCGtcaagctgcagcacagacatcaCCCCGTCATACAGGACTAGAGCCTCGTCTTCCTACAACTCTCTTGCCACACAAACGGGAGCGCCTGTCCTTTGTAGAGACATGGAGCAAGACCCTGAGGTTTTGGGTACCTACATGAATTCAACACGAGCTCCAGCCCTGGATCTGTACCATGACAGAGTGCATGGCAACCTGTGGCATTCAGGTTTCTATGGGCCTGATCAGAGCTGTGGCCCTGATCCTGAAAGCAGCTGTGGAGAGGAGAGTGACAGTGGCTCCGATGTCATTTTCCTTGTTTCATCGGCGAAGGAGCCGCTCTTATGCAGTCCATTCATTCAAGAGAGTGTGAGGCACATCGTGGAGCCTCTGTCTCCAAATGAATCGTCactggatgaaagcagaggtTGTTATCACCTACCTCAGCCTATGAGCTCACCCAGTCCAGACTGCTCATACTCAGAGGACTCCTCAGACAGCTCAGTGGACATTCCTATACATCACACCAGGCCTGTAGTTCTTCTGTCGGAACTCAGTGCTGTGTACAACAACCGGGCTGAATCACCCGTAGATATTTCCAGTGATGAAAGCGACGTTATTGAAGTTTCAGCAAGCGAtgataaaaagaaaagcagcagcttcaatTGTAAGAAAAATGTTCCCTGCAAGAAGCTGAGAGAAACTACTCCTCAGAGTCAGAGACAGGGTGAAAAAGCTGGACCCAGAGAAGTACGACGTAGCAGCAGGATTAGAAAATCCATCTCTGAAATGCCTCCGTTTACCTGCAGCGTGTCTCGAAACAGTCTGAGGAGACAAGTCAAGAACGATGCTGTGGGTATCTATAATGAAAGCTGTGATTCTGACAATGTGATGGAGTATGCGGTGCGGCTGTCGAGCTCAGAGGCGGACGAGTCGGCTTCCCAGCCCAATGCATCTGGAAGAGTGTGCACCAACTCAGAGGAGTCCGATGCAGACACTCAGACAAAGACTGGGTCACCAAGGAGGCACCAGCAGAGGAAAAACATGAATCAGAAAAGAAAGGGTCCACTTTCTGATGGCGAGGCTAAAACGTTGAGGAGAACcgtaaaaagacagaaaaaaagtgtGAAACTTCCAAAGCCATCGTCCTGTCAGAAAGCATTGGCGAACAAAAGCAAAGTGAACAGACGAAAGAGGAAACGGAGACCTCAGCCTGGACCTTCTGCTCGGTTTCCTGTCACAGAGCCTGAAATCAAGCTTCGATATGCAAACATCAAAGGGGAGCGGAGGGACAAGAAGGTGGACGGCTTTTGCCCCTTCGTTCACATGGAGCAGAGGACGTGCACTGTCGTCAACTTCCAGGAGGAGGCGacgctgtggagcagcagaggccgACGGCAGCTCACTTCTCCGCCCGGCTTCCTTCCCAGCACGTCCTGCTTCCAGCTGGGTCGGCTCGGTTCGGAGAGCAGGTGCCACGCCAcgctgctgtgctgcctgtgcGGCCAGACGGCCAACGCCACGGGCCTCGGGGACCTCCACGGGCCGTACTACCCCGCCATCTCGcccgggaaccgccggagcagCAGGGCCGAGCAGAAAGACGGAGGAAGCGCCCGCGGGCTCGCTGACGGAGGATGTGACGGCCCAGACGGTTCTGACAACGGTTACCTCCAGAGCAACAGCCACTCCCTCCCAAAGGTGCCTCTTTGTTTGCATGAGTGCTGGATCCACGAGGACTGCGGCATCTGGTCCGCTGGCATCTTCCTGGTCAGAGGGAAGCTGTACGGCCTAGAAGAAGCCGCCCGGCTGGCACAAGAGACG GTGTGTTCGAGCTGCCAACAGACAGGTGCAATAATGGGTTGTTTCCAGAAGGGCTGCTCCAGAAATTATCACTACAGATGTGCCATTTCTTCAG gatgCATCCTAAGTGAAGAGAACTTCTCAATGAGATGTCCAGAGCACAAG AACAGACCATTCACAAGTGTAAGCAAGCTACACCAGAGATGA